One window from the genome of Drosophila kikkawai strain 14028-0561.14 unplaced genomic scaffold, DkikHiC1v2 scaffold_131, whole genome shotgun sequence encodes:
- the LOC138929320 gene encoding uncharacterized protein, translated as MNTTKQSASDLVGEVKPHHKSTESELDEEELLRSDDETLAPSNTEGGVKTSTPQTTQPKHTKAAASQAKATGEHGKTKPWTHQQRKAQASKAHFILAEIARNEKEGKADPRDAADKARFLAVIEEYERYEKEHPETSLPPQAKRNRSQEVARDSLAMALIDELNDDGRLLMEKWEEVETQLAEMVTDKLLSEPTGQSPSFDSSDMVRGHRVIRCDDEFSRDFLADCVASLSKAWKGISIKLVPAKDIPRRPRARIWLPKGLSSHERVLKTLRAMNKGVDMEDWAILRAEREMKSSQPYLFLINQRCLEQLKAADNKVRYGIRKAKVKVFLDEPDDILEDEVEDANKLLDDLAIDDSTPNTTPI; from the exons ATGAATACAACTAAACAATCCGCTTCGGACCTCGTGGGGGAGGTAAAACCCCACCACAAATCGACGGAAAGCGAActcgacgaggaggagctactgCGCTCAGACGACGAGACGCTAGCTCCGTCCAATACAGAGGGAGGTGTAAAGACAAGCACACCTCAAACGACACAACCGAAGCACACTAAAGCGGcggcaagccaagccaaagcgacCGGTGAACACGGGAAGACAAAACCGTGGACACACCAACAACGAAAGGCGCAGGCAAGCAAGGCCCATTTCATCCTCGCCGAAATAGCGAGGAATGAAAAGGAGGGCAAAGCCGACCCGCGCGACGCTGCAGACAAAGCCAGATTTCTAGCAGTGATCGAGGAATACGAGCGCTACGAGAAGGAGCACCCGGAGACGTCTTTGCCTCCTCAAGCAAAGCGTAACCGCTCACAAGAG GTGGCCAGAGACAGCCTCGCAATGGCACTTATAGATGAGCTCAACGACGATGGGCGCCTGCTGATGGAGAAATGGGAGGAGGTCGAGACCCAGTTGGCGGAGATGGTAACCGACAAATTACTGTCCGAGCCAACGGGCCAGTCACCCTCCTTTGACTCCTCAGACATGGTTAGGGGGCACCGGGTAATCAGGTGCGACGACGAGTTTTCGCGGGATTTCCTGGCGGATTGCGTTGCCAGTCTAAGCAAGGCATGGAAAGGGATTAGCATAAAGCTAGTCCCCGCCAAGGACATCCCAAGGAGACCCAGAGCTCGCATCTGGTTGCCCAAGGGGCTGTCTAGCCATGAAAGGGTGCTCAAGACTCTGCGAGCAATGAATAAGGGAGTCGACATGGAGGACTGGGCCATTCTCAGAGCTGAGAGAGAAATGAAGTCCAGCCAGCCATATCTGTTCTTAATCAACCAGCGCTGCCTAGAACAGCTGAAGGCAGCAGACAACAAGGTCCGGTACGGCATCAGGAAAGCCAAGGTGAAGGTCTTCCTAGACGAACCGGACGACATCCTGGAAGATGAAGTCGAGGACGCCAATAAGCTGCTGGACGATTTGGCGATCGACGACAGCACCCCCAACACCACCCCGATCTAA